GCGAAGCGTTACGCGATGGACGGCAGCGAGAACGGCACCGCCGCGCTCCCCGAGGAGTTGTTCGGGCAGCAGGTGCACGAGCACCTGTTGTGGGCGTCGGTGAAGCGCTACCTCGGAAACCAGCGCCAGGGCACCGCCAAGGTGAAGAACCGCGGCGAGGTGTCGGGCGGCGGCAGAAAGCCGTTCAAGCAGAAGGGCACCGGACGTGCGCGCCAGGGCTCGAACACGTCCCCGCTGATGCCGGGCGGCGGTCGTGCGTTCGGTCCGGATCCGCGCAGCTATCGCACCGAGATGCCGCGCGGACAGCGTCGCAAGG
This Candidatus Eisenbacteria bacterium DNA region includes the following protein-coding sequences:
- the rplD gene encoding 50S ribosomal protein L4, giving the protein MNAKRYAMDGSENGTAALPEELFGQQVHEHLLWASVKRYLGNQRQGTAKVKNRGEVSGGGRKPFKQKGTGRARQGSNTSPLMPGGGRAFGPDPRSYRTEMPRGQRRKALASALSLKASENAVLVLAPLHFDVPKTSLMAATLRKLGAEGKKTLLVLDSPDVNVVKSCRNLRNLRTTLAHQVNPYELLACDLLLVTETGLARMKEVFVK